Part of the Lentimicrobium sp. L6 genome is shown below.
ACCCTGTAAGCTCATCAATAAAAGTTGGTTTCCTTTTTGCATTTCTCGGAGTTTTTATTGATACTATTTATTATTTTAATAGCAATCTACATACTCTATTCATAATCAACATTATTACCCTTATAATAATCCTCATTTCGTTTGTTCTTTTTATCCTTAATAAAATAAATTTCAAAATTGCATTATTCATACTTGTCTATATAGTAATTATCAACATATTTACCACAAACATCAGTTTGCAAATGAGCCTAATTGCCGATTGGCAGTTTAATATATTACGCGATAGTTTTTTAGTAGCTATATTCATAACCCTTACAGGATTTGTATTACATAATATTAATTTTATAATTATCAATGTAATGTACTCAGGGACTATAATATACCTTTCGGTGATGGATCAAGCCAGCTATGTAAGCAATAATGCAGTATTTTTAACTCTTACAATGGCAGGTTTTTCTTTTGGGATATACTTTTTTAGAGATAGGTTTTGGAAATCCATAAACGAAAACCACAAACTAACCCTGCAAGTTAATTCTGGAAAACAAGAAATGCTTAAACAAGAAGCTAATTTAATAAACGAAAAAGCATTACGACTTCAAGAAAACATAAACCATAAAAATAGAGAGTTGGCAAGCAATGCCATTGTAGTTGCACAAAACGCAGAAGTAAGAAATAGATTATCTGCTATAATTGATTCTTTAGTAAATGTTATCGATGAAAAAAGTGTCGTGGAATTAAACAGCCTTTTATCGCAAATATCAACTTCGCAAAACTCAAAACATTGGGAAGAGTTTCAAATTAGGTTTAATGAAGTTCATCAAAATTTTTACAAAAACATTACTATTTTATACCCTAAGCTTTCTCCTGCCGATAAAAAAATAGCAGCATTTATTAAACTTGGTATGTCATCCAAAGAAATATCGCTATTAACACAAAATACAAAAGATAGTGTTGATGTTGCTCGCTACCGCTTGCGTAAAAAAATGAATCTGGCAAAGTCAGACAATCTATCCTCAATTTTATCCAAAATTTAGCCAATTTACCCTTTGTTCAGTTTTTGTTCAGTTAATTATAATCAAAAACTATCTGCCCCCCCTTTGTTCAGTTTTTATTAAGGTACTATTTTTGTTTAAGTACTTAGCCCTTTCTATATTTGTTAATTAACAGCCAATTTAAAGCAAGATATCATTTATTCGAACAATTATTAAAACCAAATAGTATGAAAAAAACAGTACTTTTTATTTTAACAGCAGTATTAATCACACCGAGTTTTGCGCAAACAAATAATTCGGCATCAGCTTATCTGACTTATAACGGAAATCTTGCAACGGGCAACGCATTTGAAGTAACCACTCAATATACTTTGGAAGCTTGGATTTACCCTACAACAACTAGTGGAGATAATGACATCATTGCCTACACTACACTAGACTACACTTCACCTGCAAGAGGTTATAGATTTAGTATTGGTCAAGGTAAATTGCAACTCATTGTATATAATTCATCTGGTACTAACACAAAAACATCAACCGCTGCAATACCGACAAATGAATGGACACATGTAGCTGCAGTTATTAATAATTCTTCCTCAGTAGTCTTGTATATAAATGGCATTGCAAGCTCATCATCATCCTCAGGAAATAATGATTTTAGCCCTGATTACTATAGCAGTTACATTCCCAAACCAACTATCGGCGGCTATTATTACGATGACAATAATACGGGAAAATATTTTAATGGACGTATCGACGAAGCAAGAATTTGGAATGATGCCAGGAGTGAAACTGAAATAAATGATTATATGCACAGGGATATTGCTGATGGAACCAATCCTGGTAATCTTGTATGTTGGTTGGATATGAATTCTACTATTTCACCTGGCTCCAGTGTGAATGATCTGTCAAGCAACAATTACAATTTTACCTCTAGATCTTCATCATCAAACACCTACGGTGCTCCTGTAATAATTTACAATTCGTCCTGCTTTGAAGTAGCAGAAGCCCTTTGGTATAATACGGGCACAAATTGGAGTATCACAAGTGACGGTTTAAGCCTCAAAGATTACAGTGGAACTTTGGATCGTTTAGAATCTTATAGTTTTGCAAATAATAACCAAAATGGAACTACAAGTAGCGGCTGTCCTACAGGTGTAGAGCTTCGGGCAAACCAAGTGTGGTATTTTAACTCTGAAGCAGACGATGCAATCAATTTTCTATTTCAATGCGATAATTTTGCACCTTTACTCGACAATACCCAACTTGAAGCAGATGATTATAAATTGTTGAGCTCAAGTAGTAGTAGCGGCCCCTTTACATCCGTAAGTTCAGGAATTTCTGTTAGTGGTGACGATATCACCTTTGAAAATGTAACACCAACAAATGGATATTATTACACCATCGGCAGAGACAATGACCCAGCCACAGTAACAACTTCTTCCATAAGCAATATTACACCAACAACAGCCACTGGTGGTGGTAATGTTACTGCTGATGGTGGCAGTACGATTACAGCGCGCGGTGTATGCTGGAATACAACCGGGTCACCTACCACAAGCGATCCTAAAACAACCAATGGCAGTGGAACCGGCACATTTACCTCCTCTATTACAGGACTGAGCCCAAATACAACTTATTATGTAAGAGCCTACGCAACAAATAGTGAAGGGCCAGCTTATGGCTCTGAAATAAGCTTTACAACAGATTATGCGGATATTACCTGGGATGGTTCAGAGGGCACTGATTGGAATACTCCCGGCAATTGGAGTCTTGCTGCAGTTCCCACTTCTTCAAATAATGTTACGATTCCATCCGTTGGTATTACTAATTTTCCTGTAATAGCCTCAGGTGATGGAGCTGATTGTAACAATTTAACCATCAGTTCAGGTGCTACTTTAACACTTGCTTCTGGAGGTTCTTTGAAAACTGCAGGAACTGTTACAAATGATGGAGGAACATTCAATGCCCAAAGAACTATCTCCAATGGGCAATGGCATATGATCTCCTCTCCTGTTTCAAATGCAGTGAGCGGCATGTTTGATGGGGATTACTTACAATACTGGAGTGAAGAAGATGTTTGGTGGTATGATGTAGAAGTAACCGACATGGCACTAATTCCTGTTCAAGGCTATGGTTTTTGGTCAGATGATGGTGAAACTACCCATACTTTTTCTGGAACACCTAATACTGGGACAATTCCCTTCACGCTATCCTATCATAATAATCCTGATCCTGATGCAATCCATGATGGTACCAATCTGGTAGGAAATCCCTACCCATCAGCTATTGACTGGTCACAACTTCAAGGAAATTATGGAACAGCATATATTTACAACCCTGTTGCAGATGATTATATCGAAAATACCGCTTCAGCTATTCCTCCTATGCAAGGCTTCTTTATATGTACTCTGAATGATGGAAGCAGTTTCTCCCTTCAAAATTCCAATCGTACACATGGAGGAACTTTTTATAAAAACTCACAAGACATACAAAACGGATTATTATTAACCGCTTCTTATGGTGAATTCGAAGATGAGTTTAAATTGCTATTTGATGAAAATGCAAATGATGGTTTTAATTTAATCGATGATTCTTGGAAATTCCTATCCTCTGGAAATGGTGTATCGCAAATCTGGTCTTATAGCATCGACGGTAAGCTTGCCATTGATAAAAGACCTTATACTGAAACGATACAACTAGGATTTTCCAATAGCGAAAACGGCTTCTATACTCTATCCCTAAAAGAAATAAATGGAATAAATAGTATTGAACTAGAAGACACCAAACTAAACCTCTTCTACGACCTAAGTAAAGGAGCTTATAGCTTTGATTGGTTAACAAGTGATTCAGAGGAGCGTTTCATACTGCATCTTAAGGCTACCGGAACTCAAGAATTTGTTGAACAAGAAGCACAAGTATATTCAGACAATGGACAAGTTTATGTGAGAATGGATGAAGCGGACAAATTTGAAGAGATTATGATCTATGATTTGGCTGGAAGGCTTTTATATCAAAACCAGCTATCTCATCAAAATCTGCAAAGTTTTGACTTGAGTCATTTGCAGGGAGCTTATTTGGTGCAATTGATTTCGGGTAGTGGAACACAAGTGGAAAAAGTGATATTGGAATAGTGGGAAGTCGGAAGCCGGAAGCCGGAAGTAAAGGGATGCACGCCTTGAGCAGAGCGAAAGGATTGCAGCCCTGAAGTCCGAAGCCGAAAGCCTAAAGTTGGAAGTAACACCAAACATCTGTCATCGGACATCCAACATCCGAAACCAAACAAGAAATAAAAATAAAAAATAAACAATGAAAAACATAAAGAAATACATCGGAATTATCATTTTAGTATTCGCTATGAGTACTCTTTTTGCTCAAACTCCTCCTCCACCAAATAATGACAATACCAGTTCTGGAGGAACTACTCCTGTTGGTGGTGGGGCACCTATTGGAAATGATATTGCTATTCTTATCACAATTTCTATTTCATATGCCATCGTAAGGCACTATAAAAACCAACAAACTAATAAAGGATTATATTTTGACAGCAAATAAAATATTGAAATTCAGCAAAATAATTCTTATCTTAGTGCAAGATTATTGATATTAATTTCTCAAAACCAAAGCACCTATGAAAAAATTATTCTACTATTTGATTATTTTTTTAATCATACCATTTCAATTTACAAATGCCCAAAATAATGCCTTAACCCTTAGTTTAGATGAACTAATGATCAATTCTAATATGGGATTAGGAACCATAAATGTAACTGTTGAATGTTGGGTAAACATTCCGTCTGTTAGTGAAAAGGGAGCTTTTATTAATGTAGGTAATGGATCTAGCGGTTATGGTATTGGTGTTGGCAATGGCACATGGGATTCAGATGGAAATGAACTTATTATCATATATAATGAAATTAATTGGTTTCCCACTGGAGTCAATATAGGAACAGGTTGGCATCATATAGCATTTACTATAGATGCTTTTTCAACTGCAAGAGCATTTCTTGACGGCAAATTGGTTTATACAAAAAATGGATTTAATGCTGTATCTCCAGCAAACACAGTATATATTGGCTCTGGTGGGGGTGGCAGAAATTTATCAAATGGCACTATGGATGAAGTTCGCCTATGGAATATTGATAGAGCTGAAGCAGAAATAAGAGCTGATATGTATAAAGAATTAGTACCAGCAGATGAAGCTAATCTGGTTGGTTACTATAAATTTAATGAAACAAGCGGACAAATTCTGAGTGATGAAACATCAAATAATAATGATGGAACACTAAGCGCTGGAATCAACTTTACTGACCATGGCATTCCATCTGTTGCGTTTTTTGGTCCTAAAAAGGCCATGCGGTTTAATACAGATGACTATGTTTCAATCTCTTCAATTTTTGGATTAGGAACAACGTCGGTTACTCTTGAATGTTGGATAAATCTGAATTCTACCAGCCAAAAAGGTGCTTTTGTTCATATTGGAAATCATAATTTTGGTTACGGAATGGGAGTGGGAAATTCTGAATGGGATAATAATGGAAACCAAATTCTAATCTTATTCGATCAAAGTCGTTGGATACCTACTGGAACAAATATTGGAACAGGTTGGCATCATGTCGTTTTGATTCTAGATAGCAATAGTGATCCAATTGTATATCTGGATGGAGAATTGGTTTATTCAGACACTGGACAATCAGATCCTATAAATCCAGTTTCTAATTCATCCATTGGTTCTTCACAAGGAGGCTCGAGAAATTTATCTGATGGAATTATAGACGAAGTGAGAATTTGGAATGATATTCGTAGCCAATCAGAGATTCAGCAGAATATGTTGAAAACACTTACTGGAAATGAAGATAACTTAGTAGCTTATTATAAGCTAGATGGCAATGTTGTGGTTGACTTATCAGGTAATGGAAATGATGGTATTATAGGTGGTGATGGAGATGAGTCTGTGACTTCAACCGCTTTTAACTCTTGGTTAAATACCAATTCAACATCCTGGGAAACAGCCACAAACTGGAGTCTTGGAAGTCTACCAAGTCCTACAGATAATGTGGGTATTAGTAATCAGAACACCAATCCAGTAGTATCATCTACTGCGAATTGTAATGATTTGCTTATTGAGCCTGGAGCAAGTCTAAGCTTAAATGATGGAGCATCATTCATCAACTCTGGAAATCTTTATATTATCGGAGATTTCATATTAAAAAAATCACTTACTAACGACAGTAAATGGCATTTAATATCCCCCCCAAATAATAATACCACAGCTAATCTCTTCTTTGGAGATTATTTACAAAACTGGAACGAATCTACAGGGCTATGGGAGCAAATAGATGATGAGAATACCACACTCACACCTGTTACAGCCTATGGTTTCTTTGGAACTCATGCAAAAGCTTCCTATAGCTTTACTGGAGATCCTAACGATGGAGATCAAAGCATTAGCCTTACCACATCTGGTTCTGGAGGAAGCTATAATAAAGCAAATGCTGTAGGAAACCCCTACCCTTCTTCTATTGATTGGGATTTAGTGAGTGGCTACGGTGCAAAGTATACATGGAATGGAACAGCTTATGTAGCTTATCCTGCTACAGGAGGATTTGGTTTAGGCTCCAGATATGCTGCACCATGTCAAGGTTTCTTCGTATTACCTAGTAGTTCTGGAACATTTACTTTAACAAACTCTATGAGAACTCATGATGGAGCTGATGGTTTTGAGAAAGCTATACAAACTATTGAAAATGGTATAATAGTTTATACACAATCTAATGGATATAAAGACAAACTAGTCATTGCCTTTAAAGAAGAGAGCTCAGATGAATTTGAAATGGATAAAGACGCTTATAAAATTCTAAGCAATACAGAAAACTTATCTCAAATCTATTCACTATCAAATATTGATAAGTTATCTATTGATATTCGTCCAGAAACCGAAATTGTTCAATTAGGATTTCAAAATACAGCAAATGGTAAATATTCTATTGGCATGTTAGAAACTGATGGCATTGCAAGTGTTGAATTAGAAGACACCAAACTAAACACCATCCACGACTTAAGCCAAGGTGCTTATGAATTCGATTGGAATATGGAAGATTCAGAGGAGCGTTTCATACTGCATCTTAAGGCTACCGCAACTGAAGAACTCGTTGAACAAGAAGCACAAGTATATAGTTCTAATGGTCGAGTTTATATTCGACAGACCTCCCCTATGGCATTTCAGTCTATACAAATATTTGATTTAGTGGGACGAGTGGTTTATTCAAGTAGCTTAAATCAATCAGAACTACAGAATATTAATTTGAGCCATTTAAAAGGTACTTATTTAGTTCAATTGATTGGAGAGAGTAAAAACCAAACCAACAAAGTCATTTTATAAAAGATATATGATTCATCTGTCTTTTCCCCATCCCCAAGGGGTGGACAGATGAAATATTATGATTATTAGAATCTTGCTTTTTCGCTCCCCATTGGGGGCGGGGAAATCGAAAAAGCAAAAAACCAAAGAACAATGAA
Proteins encoded:
- a CDS encoding LamG-like jellyroll fold domain-containing protein, which encodes MKKTVLFILTAVLITPSFAQTNNSASAYLTYNGNLATGNAFEVTTQYTLEAWIYPTTTSGDNDIIAYTTLDYTSPARGYRFSIGQGKLQLIVYNSSGTNTKTSTAAIPTNEWTHVAAVINNSSSVVLYINGIASSSSSSGNNDFSPDYYSSYIPKPTIGGYYYDDNNTGKYFNGRIDEARIWNDARSETEINDYMHRDIADGTNPGNLVCWLDMNSTISPGSSVNDLSSNNYNFTSRSSSSNTYGAPVIIYNSSCFEVAEALWYNTGTNWSITSDGLSLKDYSGTLDRLESYSFANNNQNGTTSSGCPTGVELRANQVWYFNSEADDAINFLFQCDNFAPLLDNTQLEADDYKLLSSSSSSGPFTSVSSGISVSGDDITFENVTPTNGYYYTIGRDNDPATVTTSSISNITPTTATGGGNVTADGGSTITARGVCWNTTGSPTTSDPKTTNGSGTGTFTSSITGLSPNTTYYVRAYATNSEGPAYGSEISFTTDYADITWDGSEGTDWNTPGNWSLAAVPTSSNNVTIPSVGITNFPVIASGDGADCNNLTISSGATLTLASGGSLKTAGTVTNDGGTFNAQRTISNGQWHMISSPVSNAVSGMFDGDYLQYWSEEDVWWYDVEVTDMALIPVQGYGFWSDDGETTHTFSGTPNTGTIPFTLSYHNNPDPDAIHDGTNLVGNPYPSAIDWSQLQGNYGTAYIYNPVADDYIENTASAIPPMQGFFICTLNDGSSFSLQNSNRTHGGTFYKNSQDIQNGLLLTASYGEFEDEFKLLFDENANDGFNLIDDSWKFLSSGNGVSQIWSYSIDGKLAIDKRPYTETIQLGFSNSENGFYTLSLKEINGINSIELEDTKLNLFYDLSKGAYSFDWLTSDSEERFILHLKATGTQEFVEQEAQVYSDNGQVYVRMDEADKFEEIMIYDLAGRLLYQNQLSHQNLQSFDLSHLQGAYLVQLISGSGTQVEKVILE
- a CDS encoding LamG-like jellyroll fold domain-containing protein; protein product: MKKLFYYLIIFLIIPFQFTNAQNNALTLSLDELMINSNMGLGTINVTVECWVNIPSVSEKGAFINVGNGSSGYGIGVGNGTWDSDGNELIIIYNEINWFPTGVNIGTGWHHIAFTIDAFSTARAFLDGKLVYTKNGFNAVSPANTVYIGSGGGGRNLSNGTMDEVRLWNIDRAEAEIRADMYKELVPADEANLVGYYKFNETSGQILSDETSNNNDGTLSAGINFTDHGIPSVAFFGPKKAMRFNTDDYVSISSIFGLGTTSVTLECWINLNSTSQKGAFVHIGNHNFGYGMGVGNSEWDNNGNQILILFDQSRWIPTGTNIGTGWHHVVLILDSNSDPIVYLDGELVYSDTGQSDPINPVSNSSIGSSQGGSRNLSDGIIDEVRIWNDIRSQSEIQQNMLKTLTGNEDNLVAYYKLDGNVVVDLSGNGNDGIIGGDGDESVTSTAFNSWLNTNSTSWETATNWSLGSLPSPTDNVGISNQNTNPVVSSTANCNDLLIEPGASLSLNDGASFINSGNLYIIGDFILKKSLTNDSKWHLISPPNNNTTANLFFGDYLQNWNESTGLWEQIDDENTTLTPVTAYGFFGTHAKASYSFTGDPNDGDQSISLTTSGSGGSYNKANAVGNPYPSSIDWDLVSGYGAKYTWNGTAYVAYPATGGFGLGSRYAAPCQGFFVLPSSSGTFTLTNSMRTHDGADGFEKAIQTIENGIIVYTQSNGYKDKLVIAFKEESSDEFEMDKDAYKILSNTENLSQIYSLSNIDKLSIDIRPETEIVQLGFQNTANGKYSIGMLETDGIASVELEDTKLNTIHDLSQGAYEFDWNMEDSEERFILHLKATATEELVEQEAQVYSSNGRVYIRQTSPMAFQSIQIFDLVGRVVYSSSLNQSELQNINLSHLKGTYLVQLIGESKNQTNKVIL